A stretch of the Pseudomonas helvetica genome encodes the following:
- the gshB gene encoding glutathione synthase, whose translation MSVRVGIVMDPIASISYKKDSSLAMLLAAQARGWTLFYMEQRDLYQAEGEARARMRPLKVFANPEKWFELGAETDALLSDLDVILMRKDPPFDMEFVYSTYLLEQAERAGVLVVNKPQSLRDCNEKLFATLFPQCTPPTVVSRRPDVLRDFADHHGDVILKPLDGMGGASIFRHTKGHPNLSVILETLTQHGKQQIMAQGYLPAIKDGDKRILMIDGEPVDYCLARIPAAGETRGNLAAGGRGEARPLTDKDRWIAAQVGPTLREKGLLFVGLDVIGEHLTEINVTSPTCIREIDNAFGTNIGEMLMAAIDQKLKAR comes from the coding sequence ATGAGCGTTCGCGTCGGGATTGTCATGGACCCTATCGCCAGCATTTCCTATAAAAAGGATAGCTCGCTGGCCATGCTGTTGGCCGCCCAGGCGCGCGGCTGGACGCTGTTCTATATGGAACAGCGCGATCTGTACCAGGCCGAAGGTGAAGCCCGGGCGCGGATGCGTCCTTTGAAAGTTTTCGCCAACCCGGAAAAATGGTTTGAGCTGGGAGCCGAAACCGACGCGCTGCTGAGCGATCTGGACGTGATCCTGATGCGCAAGGATCCGCCGTTCGACATGGAGTTCGTTTACTCCACCTACTTGCTGGAGCAAGCCGAACGCGCGGGCGTGCTAGTGGTCAACAAGCCGCAGAGCCTGCGCGACTGTAATGAAAAACTGTTCGCCACACTGTTCCCGCAGTGCACGCCGCCGACCGTGGTCAGCCGCCGTCCCGATGTACTGCGCGATTTCGCCGATCATCATGGTGATGTGATTCTCAAGCCGCTGGACGGCATGGGGGGTGCGTCGATCTTCCGTCACACCAAGGGCCATCCGAACCTGTCGGTGATCCTCGAAACCCTGACTCAGCACGGCAAACAGCAGATCATGGCGCAGGGTTACCTGCCGGCGATCAAGGACGGCGACAAGCGCATCCTGATGATCGATGGCGAACCGGTGGATTACTGCCTGGCGCGGATTCCCGCCGCTGGTGAAACCCGTGGCAACCTGGCTGCCGGTGGTCGTGGTGAGGCACGCCCGCTGACCGACAAGGACCGCTGGATCGCCGCACAGGTCGGCCCGACCCTGCGTGAAAAGGGCTTGCTGTTCGTCGGCCTCGACGTAATCGGCGAGCACCTGACCGAAATCAACGTCACCAGTCCGACCTGTATTCGCGAGATCGACAACGCTTTTGGCACGAACATCGGCGAAATGCTGATGGCTGCCATCGATCAGAAGCTTAAAGCGCGTTGA
- a CDS encoding methyl-accepting chemotaxis protein → MIKANTGKATEGSRSRAQIIVLFMALIVFIVLLFANFAYLNTQASYDKQYIGHAGELRVLSQRIAKNATEAAAGKAAAFKLLSDSRNDFAQRWGYLKKGDPTTGLPPAPHAVHAEMRAVQLDWERLLKNTDAILSSEQTVLSLHQVAATLAETVPQLQVEYEKVVEILLQRGAPAAQVAMAQRQSLLAERILGAVNTVLVGDENAQQAADAFGRDAARFGQVLNGMLQGNPSLKISEVEDHDARARLTEISELFEFVSGSVDEILETSPELFKVRESAGNIFNLSQTLLDEASHLANGFENMVGGRSTDTIGGYVLGLLALMSIILIGLVMVRETNRQLRETAEKNERNQNAIMRLLDEIEDLADGDLTVTASVTEDFTGTIADSINYSVDQLRDLVATINLTAGQVAAAVQETQATAMHLAQASEHQAQQISEASTAINEMAQSIDQVSANAAESSAVAERSVEIANKGNEVVHNTIHGMDNIREQIQDTAKRIKRLGESSQEIGDIVSLIDDIADQTNILALNAAIQASMAGDAGRGFAVVADEVQRLAERSSAATRQIETLVRAIQTDTNEAVISMEQTTTEVVRGARLAQDAGVALEEIEGVSKTLAALIQSISNAAQQQTSSAGQISLTMNVIQQITTQTSSGSTATAESIGNLAKMASQLRRSVSGFTLPAVPERSADKA, encoded by the coding sequence ATGATAAAAGCAAATACAGGCAAGGCTACGGAAGGGTCGCGCAGTCGTGCACAGATCATTGTGCTGTTCATGGCGCTGATCGTGTTCATCGTGTTGCTGTTCGCCAACTTCGCTTACCTCAATACCCAGGCCTCCTACGACAAGCAGTACATCGGTCACGCCGGAGAGCTGCGCGTGCTGTCCCAGCGCATTGCCAAAAACGCCACTGAAGCGGCAGCCGGCAAAGCGGCGGCGTTCAAGCTGCTGAGTGATTCGCGTAACGACTTCGCCCAACGCTGGGGTTACTTGAAAAAAGGTGACCCGACCACCGGTCTGCCACCAGCACCCCACGCGGTGCACGCCGAAATGCGCGCGGTGCAGCTGGACTGGGAGCGCCTGCTGAAAAATACCGACGCGATCCTTTCCAGCGAACAGACTGTGCTGTCGCTGCATCAGGTCGCCGCGACCCTGGCCGAGACCGTGCCGCAGTTGCAGGTCGAGTACGAAAAAGTCGTCGAAATCCTGCTCCAGCGCGGCGCACCTGCTGCTCAGGTCGCCATGGCTCAGCGCCAGTCGTTGCTGGCCGAACGGATCCTGGGCGCGGTCAACACGGTGCTCGTCGGCGACGAAAATGCCCAACAGGCGGCCGACGCCTTTGGCCGTGATGCGGCGCGTTTCGGCCAGGTGCTCAACGGCATGCTCCAGGGCAATCCGTCCCTGAAGATCAGCGAGGTCGAAGACCATGACGCGCGTGCCCGGCTGACCGAGATTTCCGAGCTGTTCGAATTCGTTTCGGGCTCGGTCGACGAGATCCTCGAAACCTCGCCTGAACTGTTCAAGGTCCGCGAGTCGGCGGGCAACATCTTCAACTTGTCGCAGACCTTGCTCGATGAAGCCTCGCACCTGGCCAACGGCTTCGAAAACATGGTGGGCGGGCGTTCGACCGACACCATCGGCGGTTACGTGCTGGGCTTGCTGGCGCTGATGTCAATCATCCTGATCGGCCTGGTGATGGTTCGTGAAACCAATCGCCAGTTGCGCGAAACCGCCGAGAAGAACGAACGTAACCAGAACGCGATCATGCGCTTGCTCGACGAGATCGAAGACCTCGCCGATGGCGACCTGACGGTCACGGCATCGGTCACCGAAGACTTCACCGGGACCATCGCCGACTCGATCAATTACTCGGTCGATCAGCTGCGCGATCTGGTCGCGACCATCAACCTGACCGCCGGTCAGGTCGCTGCCGCAGTGCAGGAAACCCAGGCGACCGCGATGCACCTGGCCCAGGCCTCGGAGCATCAGGCCCAGCAGATTTCCGAAGCTTCGACAGCGATCAACGAAATGGCCCAGTCCATCGATCAGGTCTCGGCCAATGCCGCCGAGTCGTCCGCCGTTGCCGAGCGCTCGGTGGAGATCGCCAACAAGGGCAACGAGGTGGTGCACAACACCATTCACGGCATGGACAATATCCGTGAGCAGATTCAGGACACGGCCAAGCGGATCAAGCGTCTGGGCGAGTCGTCCCAGGAAATCGGCGACATCGTCAGCCTGATCGACGACATTGCCGACCAGACCAACATTCTCGCGTTGAACGCCGCCATCCAGGCCTCCATGGCCGGTGACGCCGGGCGTGGTTTTGCGGTGGTTGCCGATGAAGTCCAGCGGCTGGCGGAGCGCTCGTCGGCGGCCACCCGACAAATTGAAACTCTGGTGCGGGCGATCCAGACTGACACCAATGAAGCGGTGATTTCCATGGAGCAGACCACCACCGAAGTGGTGCGTGGCGCGCGACTGGCGCAGGATGCGGGGGTGGCCCTGGAAGAAATCGAAGGCGTATCGAAAACGCTCGCAGCGTTGATCCAGAGTATTTCCAACGCGGCGCAGCAACAGACGTCTTCGGCGGGTCAGATATCCTTGACGATGAACGTGATCCAGCAGATCACCACGCAGACCTCGTCGGGCTCCACGGCCACTGCCGAGAGCATCGGCAACCTGGCGAAGATGGCCAGCCAGCTGCGGCGTTCGGTGTCTGGTTTCACCTTGCCGGCGGTGCCTGAGCGCAGCGCCGACAAGGCTTGA
- a CDS encoding chemotaxis protein CheW encodes MAESLTAFELLLQIDQRCRLLAADLPSQQTRNHGWSGIGFRLGERWYVAPMGEVSEVLHEPRLTQLPGVKSWVRGVGNLRGRLLPVMDLCGFLGIELSALRKQRRVLVVEYKELFVGLMVDEVLGMQHFNQASFEPASLDAQGGAAGLFIKGQFEREQRWQVFSPFALVQSPRFMDVAL; translated from the coding sequence ATGGCCGAGTCGCTGACCGCCTTCGAGCTGCTGCTGCAGATCGATCAGCGCTGCCGCCTGCTGGCGGCGGACCTGCCTTCGCAGCAAACCCGCAATCACGGCTGGAGCGGGATCGGCTTTCGCCTAGGCGAGCGCTGGTACGTGGCGCCGATGGGCGAGGTCAGCGAGGTGTTGCACGAGCCGCGTCTGACTCAGTTGCCGGGGGTCAAGTCGTGGGTCAGGGGCGTGGGTAACCTGCGCGGACGACTGTTGCCGGTCATGGACCTGTGCGGTTTCCTCGGGATTGAGTTGTCTGCGCTGCGCAAACAGCGGCGCGTACTGGTCGTTGAGTATAAAGAGCTGTTCGTCGGGTTGATGGTCGATGAGGTGCTCGGCATGCAGCACTTCAATCAGGCCAGTTTCGAGCCGGCATCACTGGACGCTCAGGGTGGTGCGGCGGGACTTTTCATAAAGGGACAGTTCGAACGCGAGCAACGGTGGCAGGTCTTCAGCCCGTTTGCCCTGGTGCAGTCCCCACGGTTCATGGATGTAGCCCTGTAA
- the pilG gene encoding twitching motility response regulator PilG — protein MEQHSSALKVMVIDDSKTIRRTAETLLKNVGCEVITAIDGFDALAKIADNHPGIIFVDIMMPRLDGYQTCALIKNNSAFKSTPVIMLSSKDGLFDKAKGRIVGSDQFLTKPFSKEELLSAIQAHVPGFVVVSPQ, from the coding sequence ATGGAACAGCATTCCAGCGCCTTGAAGGTCATGGTGATCGACGATTCGAAAACGATTCGCCGTACCGCCGAAACGTTGTTGAAAAACGTGGGCTGTGAGGTCATCACGGCCATCGATGGTTTCGATGCCCTGGCCAAGATTGCCGACAATCATCCCGGCATCATCTTTGTCGACATCATGATGCCGCGTCTGGATGGCTATCAGACCTGCGCGTTGATCAAGAACAACAGCGCGTTCAAGTCCACGCCAGTGATTATGCTGTCGTCCAAGGACGGGTTGTTCGACAAGGCCAAGGGGCGCATCGTCGGCTCCGACCAGTTTTTGACCAAGCCTTTCAGCAAGGAAGAACTGCTGAGTGCGATCCAGGCCCATGTACCGGGCTTTGTCGTTGTTTCGCCGCAGTAA
- the pilH gene encoding twitching motility response regulator PilH yields MARILIVDDSPTEMYKLTGMLEKHGHEVLKAENGADGVALARQEKPDAVLMDIVMPGLNGFQATRQLTKDPETGHIPVIIITTKDQETDKVWGTRQGARDYLTKPVEEDTLIKTLNNVLAG; encoded by the coding sequence ATGGCACGTATTCTGATCGTCGATGATTCGCCGACCGAAATGTACAAACTGACCGGCATGCTGGAAAAGCACGGTCACGAAGTGTTGAAAGCCGAAAACGGCGCAGACGGTGTGGCACTGGCCCGCCAGGAAAAACCCGACGCGGTGCTGATGGACATCGTCATGCCCGGCCTCAACGGTTTCCAGGCCACCCGCCAGCTGACCAAAGACCCGGAAACCGGGCACATCCCGGTGATCATCATCACCACCAAGGATCAGGAAACCGACAAGGTCTGGGGCACCCGCCAGGGCGCCAGGGACTACCTCACCAAGCCGGTGGAAGAAGACACCCTGATCAAGACCCTGAACAACGTGCTGGCAGGCTGA
- a CDS encoding Hpt domain-containing protein — translation MGDRHDYVALEWVKGEIAETLKQAFIALESMALDNRVEEPLTAHAIAECLAGIHQVHGSLQMVEFYGAALLAEEMEQLAAALQHNRVSHRDEAIRLLQQALGQLPIYLDRVHSARRDLPLVVLPLINDLRSARGESLLSETSLFSPQWQALPELDDDTLAMLEPAELPNVLRKLRQMLQMGLVGLLREQDDTTNLGYLAKVFARLEMLCDGAPLGPLWQIASALVEGMLSGSVANSPALRSLFKDADKELKRLLEHGISEINQPAPPELLKSLLFYIAKAQHPTAQMQAMKERYALDDALPDSAMVDEERARLAGPDRDAMRSVLAALCEELVRVKERLDLFVRSDRQHVSDLDSLLAPLRQIADTLAVLGFGQPRKVIIDQLAVVLSLAQGQREPNDAILMDVAGALLYVEATLAGMVGTVEENREESRLPTTDLTQIHQIVIKEARICLQQAKDIIVDYIDSDWDRQVLQPLPAVLTQVRGALAMIPLSRAASLLEACNGFIREHLLADQTRPDWPQLDSLADAITSIEYYLERLSEDPEAPGEKILDVAEQSLAALGYFPGEVLPLSEDVLSPGLALVMPDLPDLPALDNPQIAQSLAEVLASPARAVNPPALITPGSLLPPPADEEPVDAELREVFLEETDEVLDILREYLPRWVASPDSASVLSELRRAFHTLKGSGRMVRALVLGELAWALENLLNRVLERSVEPGPPVYQLLDEVLQLLPELIAEFAANTQRQRDDVDRLAARAHALAKGDETLPDTASQDDAMLDPQLLEIFRNEAETHLQSLDRFLDRAAEHVPLQASDELQRALHTLKGSASMAGVLPIAELAAPFDHLAREYKAHQIALDLDEVELLLEAGELLRRGLKQLSGDPLMPIRGAEDLIGRTQALLAERLDAILNAPNTGLRIKRDPQLINKFLAQGMDILLDAESLLQRWQQHPGERQELSALLDELTTLGENAHLADLHPVDELCEALLDLYGAVEESSLAVNERFFHEAQSAHEALINMLDELAAGQEVGSQPARVRALRDLLNEGLDPSAMGLIRSDGSRTLSVTELGSATSELAQAQALTIDDEIVSIFLEEAVDILESAGQALQRWLNDPESAAPLSSLQRDLHTLKGGARMAEVGPVGDLAHELESLYEGLVDRRFSHSPALGVLLQQSHDRLAMLLEQLQNHQPLSDPGTLIEAIQQFRQSTGSTAEVVEAAAANDAASHDPELLEIFLEEGFDIIDSSGAALSRWQADPQNRQEMETLLRDLHTLKGGARMVEIAPIGDLAHELEFLYEGLSTGLLHAIPALFDLLQRSHDRLAQMLDATRAGQPVLPADSLIDAIKAFTHPTADKAPTPAPVVEVAPVAKPEAAALQPDAGADMVKVSAELLDDLVNLAGETSIFRGRIEQQVNDAQVALSEMETTIERMRDQLRRLDTETQGRILSRQQVEAERLGYEEFDPLEMDRHSQLQQLSRALFESASDLLDLKETLERCNHDAENLLQQQGRINTELQEGLMRTRMVPFERMLPRLKRIVRQVSSELGKDVEFIVGNAEGEMDRNVLERMAAPLEHMLRNAVDHGLESAEVRRAAGKPEQGRITLDLSREGGDIIFDIRDDGAGVPLDAVRRKAIKRGLLDPGSDMSDRDVLQFILQPGFSTAEKITQISGRGVGMDVVHEEVRQLGGSMVIDSVPGHGVHFRIRLPFTVSVNRALMVQCAEDQYAIPLNTIEGIVCVLPFELEGYYQLDPPLYEYAGQRYELCYLGELLKTSVRPKLLGQSLPLPVLLVQCNERRIAVQVDATTGTREIVVKSLGPQFAAVQGLSGATILGDGRVVLILDLLTHIRAMQTQVSPQRVIQETATEAEPQRSMLVLVVDDSVTVRKVTSRLLERHGMNVLTAKDGVDAMLLLEEHMPDLMLLDIEMPRMDGFEVAMQVRNDPRLQHLPIIMITSRTGQKHRDRAMAIGVNDYLGKPYQESVLLESIALWSKTHA, via the coding sequence ATGGGTGATCGGCACGACTATGTGGCCCTCGAGTGGGTCAAGGGCGAAATTGCCGAAACGTTGAAGCAGGCGTTTATTGCCCTTGAAAGCATGGCCCTCGACAACCGGGTCGAAGAACCACTGACGGCGCACGCGATCGCGGAGTGCCTGGCGGGGATTCATCAGGTTCACGGCAGTTTGCAGATGGTTGAATTCTACGGCGCCGCGTTGCTCGCCGAAGAGATGGAGCAGCTCGCGGCAGCGTTGCAGCACAACCGCGTCAGCCACCGCGATGAAGCCATTCGCCTGCTGCAACAAGCCCTCGGCCAACTGCCGATTTACCTCGACCGTGTGCACAGTGCCCGCCGTGACTTGCCGTTGGTGGTCTTGCCGTTGATCAACGACCTGCGCAGCGCCCGTGGCGAAAGCCTGTTGTCGGAAACCAGCCTGTTCAGCCCGCAGTGGCAAGCGCTTCCCGAATTGGATGACGACACGCTGGCAATGCTTGAGCCGGCCGAGTTGCCGAATGTGCTGCGCAAATTGCGGCAAATGTTGCAGATGGGACTGGTTGGGTTGCTTCGCGAACAGGACGACACCACCAATCTCGGCTATCTGGCCAAGGTCTTTGCACGCCTCGAAATGCTCTGCGACGGGGCGCCATTGGGGCCGTTGTGGCAGATCGCTTCGGCGCTGGTCGAAGGCATGCTCAGCGGCAGTGTCGCCAACAGTCCGGCGCTGCGCAGCCTGTTCAAGGACGCTGACAAGGAACTCAAGCGCCTGCTTGAACACGGCATCTCGGAAATCAATCAGCCAGCGCCGCCTGAATTGCTCAAGAGCCTGCTGTTCTACATTGCCAAGGCACAACATCCCACTGCGCAGATGCAAGCCATGAAAGAGCGTTATGCCCTGGACGACGCGTTGCCCGACAGTGCAATGGTCGATGAAGAACGCGCTCGCCTGGCTGGCCCGGACCGCGACGCGATGCGCTCGGTGCTGGCCGCGCTCTGCGAAGAACTGGTGCGGGTCAAGGAGCGCCTCGACCTGTTCGTGCGCAGTGACCGACAACATGTCTCGGACCTCGACAGCCTGCTGGCGCCACTGCGGCAAATCGCCGACACCCTGGCGGTGCTCGGCTTCGGTCAACCGCGCAAGGTGATCATCGATCAACTGGCGGTGGTCCTGAGCCTTGCACAAGGCCAACGCGAGCCGAACGACGCGATCCTGATGGATGTCGCCGGAGCCCTGCTTTACGTCGAGGCGACCCTGGCCGGAATGGTCGGCACCGTTGAGGAAAACCGCGAAGAGAGCCGGTTGCCGACCACCGACCTGACGCAGATCCACCAGATCGTCATCAAGGAAGCGCGAATCTGCCTGCAACAGGCCAAGGACATAATCGTCGACTACATCGACAGCGATTGGGATCGTCAGGTCCTGCAGCCGCTTCCGGCCGTGCTGACCCAGGTGCGTGGCGCGTTGGCGATGATTCCGTTGAGCCGTGCGGCAAGCCTGCTGGAAGCCTGCAACGGTTTCATTCGCGAGCATCTGCTGGCAGACCAGACGCGTCCCGATTGGCCACAACTCGACAGCCTGGCCGACGCCATTACCAGCATCGAGTATTACCTGGAGCGTTTGAGCGAAGACCCCGAGGCGCCCGGCGAAAAGATCCTCGATGTCGCCGAGCAAAGCCTGGCCGCTCTGGGGTATTTCCCCGGCGAGGTGCTGCCGCTATCCGAAGACGTGCTGAGCCCAGGTTTGGCGTTGGTGATGCCGGATCTGCCGGATCTGCCGGCACTGGATAACCCGCAGATCGCCCAGTCGCTGGCCGAGGTGTTGGCCAGCCCGGCCCGTGCCGTCAATCCGCCTGCGCTGATCACGCCGGGCAGTCTGTTGCCGCCGCCGGCCGATGAAGAACCGGTGGATGCCGAGCTGCGCGAAGTCTTTCTCGAGGAGACTGATGAAGTCCTCGATATCCTGCGTGAATACTTGCCGCGCTGGGTGGCCAGCCCCGACAGCGCCTCGGTCCTGAGCGAGTTGCGTCGCGCTTTCCATACGTTGAAAGGCAGCGGGCGAATGGTCCGCGCACTGGTGTTGGGCGAGTTGGCGTGGGCGCTGGAGAATCTGCTCAACCGGGTACTGGAACGCAGTGTCGAACCGGGTCCGCCGGTTTATCAGCTGCTGGATGAAGTGCTGCAACTGCTCCCTGAACTGATCGCTGAGTTCGCCGCCAACACCCAGCGTCAGCGCGACGATGTCGACCGCCTGGCCGCTCGCGCCCATGCCCTGGCGAAGGGGGATGAAACCCTGCCGGACACTGCGTCGCAGGATGACGCGATGCTTGATCCGCAGTTGCTGGAGATCTTCCGCAACGAAGCTGAAACCCACCTCCAGAGCCTCGACCGTTTTCTCGACCGGGCCGCTGAGCATGTGCCGTTGCAGGCCAGCGATGAGTTGCAACGCGCCTTGCACACCCTCAAGGGCAGCGCTTCGATGGCCGGTGTGTTGCCGATTGCCGAACTGGCGGCGCCGTTCGATCATCTGGCCCGCGAGTACAAGGCGCACCAGATTGCGCTGGACCTGGATGAAGTCGAACTGCTGCTCGAAGCCGGTGAACTGTTGCGGCGCGGGCTGAAGCAATTGAGCGGTGATCCGCTGATGCCGATCAGGGGTGCCGAAGACTTGATCGGGCGCACTCAGGCGCTGCTTGCCGAGCGCCTGGACGCCATCCTCAATGCGCCGAACACGGGGTTGCGGATCAAGCGTGATCCGCAACTGATCAACAAATTCCTGGCCCAGGGCATGGATATCCTGCTGGACGCCGAAAGCCTGTTGCAGCGCTGGCAGCAACACCCCGGCGAGCGGCAGGAACTCAGCGCTCTGCTGGATGAATTGACGACCCTGGGCGAGAACGCGCACTTGGCCGATCTGCATCCGGTGGACGAGCTGTGCGAAGCCTTGCTCGACCTCTACGGCGCGGTAGAGGAAAGCAGCCTGGCGGTCAACGAACGGTTCTTCCACGAGGCACAAAGCGCTCACGAAGCGCTGATCAACATGCTCGACGAACTGGCTGCCGGCCAGGAAGTCGGTTCGCAACCGGCGCGGGTGCGGGCCTTGCGTGATTTGCTCAATGAGGGCCTTGATCCGTCGGCCATGGGGCTGATTCGCAGCGATGGCAGTCGCACGCTGAGCGTTACCGAACTGGGCAGCGCCACCAGCGAGCTGGCACAGGCGCAGGCGTTGACGATTGACGATGAAATCGTTTCGATCTTTCTCGAAGAAGCGGTGGATATCCTCGAAAGCGCCGGACAGGCCTTGCAGCGTTGGCTCAATGATCCAGAGAGCGCTGCGCCGCTGTCGTCATTGCAGCGCGACTTGCACACTCTCAAGGGCGGCGCACGAATGGCCGAGGTTGGGCCGGTCGGCGATCTGGCCCACGAGCTTGAAAGCCTTTATGAAGGCTTGGTCGACCGGCGCTTCAGTCATTCACCAGCGCTCGGGGTGTTATTGCAACAGAGCCACGACCGCCTCGCGATGTTGCTCGAACAGTTGCAAAACCATCAGCCACTGAGCGATCCGGGTACGTTGATCGAGGCGATCCAGCAATTTCGGCAAAGCACTGGCAGTACGGCTGAAGTGGTCGAGGCGGCGGCTGCGAATGATGCGGCGAGCCACGATCCGGAACTGTTGGAGATCTTCCTCGAGGAAGGTTTCGACATCATCGACAGTTCGGGTGCGGCGCTGTCGCGCTGGCAGGCGGACCCGCAAAATCGTCAGGAAATGGAAACCCTGCTGCGCGACCTGCACACCCTCAAGGGCGGCGCGCGAATGGTCGAAATCGCCCCGATTGGCGACCTGGCCCATGAGCTGGAATTTCTTTACGAAGGGTTGTCGACCGGCTTGCTGCACGCCATACCGGCGTTGTTCGATCTGTTGCAACGCAGCCATGACCGGTTGGCGCAGATGCTCGATGCGACCCGCGCCGGCCAGCCGGTGCTGCCGGCGGACAGCCTGATCGACGCGATCAAGGCCTTCACTCACCCGACAGCTGACAAGGCCCCGACACCGGCTCCTGTGGTTGAAGTGGCACCGGTGGCCAAGCCAGAGGCCGCGGCGCTGCAACCGGACGCTGGCGCCGATATGGTCAAGGTGTCGGCCGAATTGTTGGACGATCTGGTCAACCTGGCCGGGGAAACCTCGATCTTTCGCGGTCGCATCGAGCAGCAAGTCAACGATGCGCAAGTCGCCCTGAGCGAGATGGAAACCACCATCGAGCGCATGCGCGATCAGTTGCGCCGGCTCGACACCGAAACTCAGGGCCGGATTCTCAGCCGCCAGCAGGTTGAGGCCGAGCGTCTGGGCTACGAAGAGTTCGATCCGCTGGAAATGGACCGTCACTCGCAGTTGCAGCAGTTGTCGCGGGCATTGTTCGAGTCGGCGTCCGACTTGCTCGACCTCAAGGAAACCCTCGAGCGCTGCAACCACGACGCAGAGAACCTGTTGCAACAGCAAGGCCGGATCAACACCGAACTGCAAGAAGGCTTGATGCGCACGCGCATGGTGCCGTTCGAACGGATGCTGCCGCGCTTGAAGCGCATCGTTCGTCAGGTTTCCAGCGAGTTGGGCAAAGACGTCGAGTTCATTGTCGGGAACGCCGAAGGCGAGATGGACCGCAATGTGCTGGAACGCATGGCGGCACCGCTTGAGCACATGCTGCGCAATGCTGTCGACCACGGTCTGGAGTCCGCCGAAGTCCGCCGTGCGGCCGGTAAACCCGAGCAAGGCCGCATCACCCTGGATTTGTCTCGTGAGGGCGGCGACATCATTTTCGACATCCGCGACGACGGTGCCGGCGTGCCGCTGGATGCCGTGCGGCGCAAGGCGATCAAGCGCGGGTTGCTCGACCCCGGTAGTGACATGAGCGATCGCGACGTGTTGCAGTTCATTCTGCAGCCAGGGTTTTCCACTGCCGAGAAAATCACCCAGATCTCCGGGCGTGGCGTCGGTATGGATGTGGTTCACGAAGAAGTGCGGCAACTCGGTGGCTCGATGGTCATCGACTCTGTGCCTGGGCACGGCGTGCACTTCCGCATTCGTCTGCCGTTCACCGTGTCGGTCAACCGTGCGCTGATGGTGCAGTGTGCCGAGGATCAATACGCGATCCCGCTGAACACCATCGAGGGCATCGTGTGCGTGCTGCCCTTTGAGCTGGAGGGCTATTACCAGCTCGATCCACCGCTATATGAATACGCCGGGCAACGCTATGAACTGTGCTACCTCGGCGAGCTGCTGAAGACCAGCGTCCGCCCGAAACTGCTGGGCCAGAGCCTGCCGTTGCCGGTGTTGCTGGTGCAGTGCAACGAGCGGCGCATCGCGGTGCAGGTCGATGCGACGACCGGTACCCGGGAAATCGTGGTGAAAAGTCTCGGCCCGCAGTTCGCGGCGGTGCAGGGGTTGTCTGGCGCGACCATTCTTGGCGATGGCCGGGTGGTGCTGATTCTCGACCTGCTGACGCATATCCGCGCCATGCAGACGCAGGTGTCACCGCAGCGGGTCATTCAGGAGACGGCCACGGAGGCCGAGCCGCAGCGTTCGATGCTGGTCCTGGTGGTCGACGACTCGGTCACCGTGCGCAAGGTCACCAGCCGCCTGCTCGAACGCCACGGCATGAACGTGCTAACCGCCAAGGACGGCGTCGACGCCATGCTGTTGCTCGAAGAGCACATGCCCGACCTGATGCTGCTGGACATTGAAATGCCGCGCATGGATGGTTTTGAAGTGGCCATGCAGGTACGCAATGATCCACGGTTGCAGCACCTGCCGATCATCATGATCACCTCGCGCACCGGCCAGAAACACCGCGACCGGGCGATGGCTATCGGCGTCAACGACTACCTCGGCAAGCCGTACCAGGAATCGGTATTGCTCGAAAGCATCGCTTTATGGAGCAAAACCCATGCTTGA